Genomic window (Arcobacter aquimarinus):
TTTGTTTCACTTGGTGAAAATAGTATTTTCATTTTTCTTCCTCTTCTATAAATTGTCCATCTATATATTTCCAAATTCCCTCAACTTTTAAAAATCTACTTTTTTCAATAAATGAAATATCATTTTTATCTTGAAACAAAGTAGCTTTAAATGTTACAAAACTCTCAATTTCATCATCAATAATCTCTAAAATTTCTAGTTTTTCAAATTTTGTATTTTTTGAAAAATTCAATATATCATTATTCCAAGATTTTAAATCTAAAGTAAAATCACAATTATTTGGATGTGTTGTAAAAATTATATATTCGCTATTGCAAAGAGCAAAAG
Coding sequences:
- a CDS encoding YchJ family protein is translated as MKFSPNDNCPCGSLKKYKKCCKSFHDKINFPKTALELMKSRFSAFALCNSEYIIFTTHPNNCDFTLDLKSWNNDILNFSKNTKFEKLEILEIIDDEIESFVTFKATLFQDKNDISFIEKSRFLKVEGIWKYIDGQFIEEEEK